Within Kineococcus endophyticus, the genomic segment CTTCTAGAAGATCCGACGGTGGGGTCCAGGGTGAGGGGTACGCCGTGCAGCAGGACGAGGAGCCCCCCGGGGCCGGGTCCGACGCGGGACCGCAGGAACGGCTCGACGTCGCGCGCGCCCTGCTGACCGCGACGACGGGCCTCGCCGTCTGCGACCTGCACGGCCTCGTCCTGGAGGCGGGCGACGCCCTCGTCGCGCAGCTCGCCCTCGACCCGCGCGGCCGCAAGCTCGGTGAGCTCCTCTCGACGCCCGGGTCCGTCGAGGAGCCGCTGCCCGTCGACCGCCTCGTCGAGGACCTCCTCGCCGGCGCCGAGCACGTCCTGACCGGGGCCCTCGTCCGCCGGCCCGACGGGCAGGACCAGCACTGCACCGTGATGATGACCCTGGGCGACTCCGGCGGCGCGGGCCACGTGCTGCTGGTGCATGTGGCCTCGTCCGGCTCCAGCCCCCGGGGCACGCGTCCCGGGCCCGGTCGCGACGCGCTGACCGGGCTGCGGGACCGGGCCGGGGCCGTGGCCGACCTCGCCGACCGGCTCGCCGCGGGACGCACGGCTGACCGCCCCCGGCTGGGCGTCATCGCCTGCGACCTTGACCGGTTCCGCGTCGTCAACGACAGCCTCGGGGTCGAGGTGGGCGACCAGGTGCTGGCGACGGCCGCAGAGCGGCTGGCCGTCGGCCTGCGCGGAGGGGACGCGCTCGCCCGGGTCGGGGACGACGAGTTCCTCGTCGTCCTCGCCGGCCTGACCGACGAGGTGGAGGCCGTGGACGTGGCGCACCGCATCACGCGCAGCCTGGCGGCCCCGGTCCGCGTCGACGGGCCGGACGGTCCCCAGGAGGTCAGGTGCTCGGCGAGCACCGGTCTCGTCCTCGTCGACCTGCCCGTGACCGCGAGCGGTGGAGGTCCTGGAGGAGTGGTGGACGCCGGGACCGTCCTGCGCGACGCCCACACCGCCCTC encodes:
- a CDS encoding putative bifunctional diguanylate cyclase/phosphodiesterase codes for the protein MQQDEEPPGAGSDAGPQERLDVARALLTATTGLAVCDLHGLVLEAGDALVAQLALDPRGRKLGELLSTPGSVEEPLPVDRLVEDLLAGAEHVLTGALVRRPDGQDQHCTVMMTLGDSGGAGHVLLVHVASSGSSPRGTRPGPGRDALTGLRDRAGAVADLADRLAAGRTADRPRLGVIACDLDRFRVVNDSLGVEVGDQVLATAAERLAVGLRGGDALARVGDDEFLVVLAGLTDEVEAVDVAHRITRSLAAPVRVDGPDGPQEVRCSASTGLVLVDLPVTASGGGPGGVVDAGTVLRDAHTALDAAKAAGGSSCRVFTDALRERADRRLTVENDLRRALQEGELRVHYQPVVDLRDGHRTGFEALVRWAHPRRGLLLPEQFLDVAEDAGLVGLVDGLVLEESLGFLTRHPTARVAVNTSARCLDGTFAPTVARDLDRRGLAPDRLTVELLEGSLVPGDPVTEAELRDLAALGVGVLIDDFGTGYSTLSYLRRLPVTGLKLDRSFVADLPQDPGSDRIAAAVARLADDFGLTSTCEGVETADQARHLAAQGWQSAQGFHFGVPGPEERWFPAGAQGA